The Nocardia sp. NBC_01503 sequence CGGCGACTGCTCCTTCACACAGGTCCCCGGCGATGACGTCTACATCTGGTGGGGCGCGTACCTGGGTATGCCCGATGAGGCCGTTATCGAAGGTCCGCTGCGAATCGTGGAGTCCCGCATCACCCGTCGCCGCGCGGCCCTGCGCGAAGCCAAGGGCTGGATCATGGACATCTACCTGCTGCGCCCCGGCTTGTGATCGAGTCAGACCTGTTGTGCGGGAGTGGCGGTGGTCATGCCGCCGTCGACCAGTAGGTCCTGGGCATTGATATAGCCCGCTTCGCCTGAGGTCAGGAATGCCACGGCCGCGGCGACCTCCTCGGCGCTGCCGACTCGGGACGCGAGGGTGGAAGCGGCTGCGGCAGCCCGGATTTCGGGCGAGGTCTCGGCATGGAAGGCCGGGGTCGAGGTGTAGCCGGGGCTGACCGAGTTGACCCGGATGCCGCGCGGGGCGAGCTCCGCGGCGAGGGTGCGGGCCAGATTGTGTACGGCCGCTTTGGTCGCCGAGTAGAGCGCCGCGCCCGGACTGCCGCGATGCAGGGCGAAGGACGCGTTGATCACGATCGCGCCGTGATCGCGCACCAGCGGCAGCGTCTTCTGGATGGTGAAGAAGACGCTCTTGAAGTTGATGTCCAGCACCCGGTGGTATTCGGCCTCGGTCACATCGGTGAAGGCTTGGAACGCACCGATACCGGCATTCGCGAAGACCACATCCAGGCGGCCGAAGCGATTCTCGATGGCGGCGACCAGTGCGTCGAGATCCGCGAGGTGCGCCGCGTCACCCGCGACCGCGAGCACTCGATCGCCGCCGTCCAACTCCTTGACGGCCGCGTCGAGCCGAGCTCGATCTCGACCGGTGATGACGACCGATGCGCCCTCGTCCAGCAGTCGCCGGGCGGTGGCCAATCCCATGCCGCTGCTCCCGCCGGTGATGAGTGCGATCTTGTCGTCGAATCGGGAACCGTTGTCCTGCATGGCCGTACCTCCTATGTTTAATTGTTCAAAGACTTACGTACAGTTCGACTGTTTGTCAACAGTGCAGCTATCCTGGGGTCATGTTCACGGCACATCCCGAGCGGGATCAGATCCAGCTGGCGAACGTGCTTGCCGCCGTAGGCAATCCGCTCCGCCTGCAAATCCTGCGGGCCCTGGGTGACGGTGGTGAACACACCTGTGGATCGATCGTGCAGGGCGTCCCCAAGTCCAACCTCACCCACCACTACCGCGTACTGCGCGACGCCGGTCTGATCTGGCAGCGCCCCAGCGGCCGCGAAACCTTCCAATCTCTGCGCCGTGAAGATCTCGACGAGCGCTTTCCGGGCCTGCTCGACTCACTCCTGGACGCGGCGAGCCGGGACGCTGCGCACTGAATCGGCGCGTCGTGGCTGGTCGCGCTTGTCAGGGGTGGTCGGTAGGCTGCGGGAGTGCCTGAATTACCCGAAATTGTGGCGCTCGAGCAGTTCTTGAGCGCGCATGCGGTGGGTGCGGTGGTCGGCCGGGTCGATGTGGCGGCGCTGAGTGTGCTCAAGACCTTCGATCCACCGGCGACCGCGCTCTCGGGGCGCGATGTCACGGGGGCGGGGCATTGGGGCAAACACCTCGGATTGAACTGTGACGGGCTGTGGTTGATCACGCATCTGTCCCGGGGCGGATGGCTGCGCTGGCTCGACGACCCGTCGGCGACACCGCCGAAACCGGGTAAGGGTCCGCTGGCGCTGCGGGTGCATTTCTTCACCCCGGAGGGGGATACGCCCGCCTTCGATCTCACCGAGGCCGGGACCAAGAAACGGCTGGCGGTGTGGATCGTTTCCGATCCCCAACTGGTGCCGAGCATCGCGCGGCTCGGACCCGATGCCATGGTCGTCGGCGAGCCGGAGTTCGCGGAGATCCTGAAGGGCACCACACAGCGGATCAAGAACTCGCTCACCGATCAGACCCTGATCGCGGGGATCGGCAACGCCTACTCGGACGAGATACTGCATACCGCCAAGCTCTCGCCGTTCGCGAACTCCTCGACCCTGGATCAGGAGCAGGTGGCGCGGCTGTACGCCACCATGCGCGAGATACTCGCCGATGCCATCGCGCGCTCGGTCGGGCAGGACGCGGCTCGGCTCAAGGGGGAGAAGCGATCCGGTATGCAGGTGCACGGGCGCACCGGCATGCCGTGCCCGGTGTGCGGGGACACCGTGCGCGAAGTCGCCTTCGCGGACAAGTCCTTCCAGTACTGCGCGACCTGTCAGACCGGCGGCAAGATCCTCGCCGATCGCCGGATGTCACGACTGCTCAAGTAGATTCGCCGATCTCGCCGCGGGGTGCGTGCGGCTACACCAGCGCGGGTGGGTGAACTCCCTGCCAGGCCAGGCGTTTCGCCCTCTCCGGATCGTTCTCCACCCGGGACGGGTAGTCGATGATCATGGTCGAGCGCCGCTCCTCGGTGTACGCGGGCCAATTCGACAGCGGTGCGCCGGTGCGCGCGAAGGCCAGCCAATTGTCCTGGAACTGTCGTGATACCGCCCGGAACCCGCGCTGCCCGCCCGCGGCGGTGAGCGCCCGGCCCACCGGTGTGGCGGTGGCGCCGAAGACCGGGATCAGATCCAGTGCGTGCGTCGCGCCGAAACCCGCGAGCTGGACCGCGCGCGGGGCGAAGTCGAAACGATAGGCATAGGTCGGCGCGTACCGGCTGTGCCCCTCCATCACCGCCAGCGAAGGCCGCCAGAAGGTGTAGTCCCCGCCCATGCGCACCGTGGTCTTGCGGTCCGGGAAGCCGGGATAGGCCGCGGTCACCCGGGCTTCGGCGTCATCGCCCGCCTGCTTCAACGCCCAGCGAATGCGTTCGGGGGTGGTGGGCAGGGTGTCGTCGAAGCGTACGAACAGCGTGCCCTCATCGCGATTGGTGCCGATGATCAGCGGTACCCGATGCGCGCTGCCGTCCGCGAACGCCTCGACAATCGGCTTCGGCAGGAAATCGCCGTCGATCTGCGGGGCGGCGGGGAAGAGGCCGGGCTGATGGTGCATGACGTCATTGACCGCGCGATCCACCGCGCGCCGAATGTCATTGGAGCGCGCGGTGAGCAGCGTATTCGCCTCGTCGCCGGGCTTCGCGCCCAGTTTGTCCAGGCAGCGCCGCGCGAAGAGCCGGGCATCGGCGTGTGACGGCCCCCAATCCGCGGGCGGACTCTGTGCGATACCCCGATGGAACAGTCCGGCCGCGGCGGGTGCGGCCATGAGCGCCAGCACCGCGTGCGCACCGGCGGATTCGCCGAAGATGGTGACATTGTTCGGATCGCCGCCGAACGCGGCGATATTGCGGCGCACCCACTCCAGTGCCGCCACCTGATCGCGCAGACCCAGGTTGGTCTCGAATCGATGTGTGGGCGTGGAGAATTCGCTGAAGTCGACGTAGCCGAACGCGCCCAGCCGATAGTTCATCGACACCACGATCACATCACCGCGCAGTGCCAGCCGCGCGCCCGAGTACAGGCCGAGCGCGGAGGTGCCGATGAAGTAGCCGCCGCCGTGAATGAAGACCATCACCGGTCGCGGCGTAGCGGATGTGGTGTTGGGTGCGGTGATATTGAGGGTCAGACAATCCTCACCGGTGGGCTGCTGTCGCCGCGGACCCAGTTGTGCTCCACGCCGGTGCTGCATTGCGGCGAAACCGAATTCGGTGGCATCGCGCACCCCGCTCCACGGTTGCACCGGCTGCGGCGCCCGGAAGCGCAGCTCGCCCACCGGGGGCGCGGCGAAGGGAATGGACCGCCAGCGCGAAACGCGGCGGCCCTGGGAACCGCGGACGATCCCGTCCCCGGTCGTGATGTCTATCGTTGCCACCATCAACCGATGGTAGCGGTGGGTACGGGCGTGCCGTTCGATAAATCCGGCCGCCCTGACGAGGAAGTTGTCGCGGAATTACTGCAGGTAGCCCTCGACCTGACGGGCGGAGCTGGCCTGCGCCTCCTCCGGATTACGGCCCTGATCCAGCCGGGCGCGACGCTGACGCAGCAGGTCCCAGCACTGGTCGAGGGCGACCTCGAGCTCGGCGAGCTGACGGCGTTCGGCCTCGGGATCGATCTCGCCCTGCGTGCTCTGGGTACGCAGCTCGTGCTCACGATCCACCAGGGTTTTGATGCGCGCGAGAATGTCCTGTTCGCTCATGGCGTCCACTGTACGACCCGTGCCAAGGCATCTCCGGCCGAGCGCACCGCGACCGGCAGGTCCGCCCTGGACAGGGCGGCATAACCGAGCGCTATCCCGAAGGTGTGTCGGGGGCCGCGGGTGTACCGGCCCAGACCGTCGAGGTAGACCCCGGCCGTGGCCGCCGCGGCAATGGCGGCCTCCTCCTGGGCGGCCGAGGCCAGCGGTATGAACAGGTGCGAGCCCGCATCATCGCCGCGCACGGTCAGACCGCGCCGGAGCAGCTCCTCGACGACCAGGGTGCGGCGCAGCGGCATCTCCCGGCGCAGTCGGCGCAGGTGCCGGGCCAGATCGCCATGGCGGGCCAGCTCGGCCACCACCTGCTGACCGGCGGGGGCGGGACCGGTGCCGGTGAGTTCGCGATAGGTCAGCACCGCGTCGGTCACCGCCGGGGCGGCCACCATCCAGCCCACGCCGAGGGTGGGGGAGAGGATCTTGCTGGTGGTGCCCAGGTGGACCACGAGTTCGGGCGCGAGCGCCGCGAGCAGTGGCAAAGGTGCGGTGTCGTAACGTAATTCGCCGTCGTAGTCGTCCTCGATGATGAGAGCTCCGGTGCGGCGGGCGAATTCGATCAGCTCGATCCGGCGGGCCGCTGGCATTCGCGCGCCGAGCGGAAACTGATGTGCGGGAGTGCAATACACCATTTTGGTGTCCAAGGGCAGCTGGTCGACGCGCAGGCCGTCGGCATCCACCGGAACCGGGACCAGGCGTACGCCCGCGGCATGGAAGGCTCCGGCGGCGCGCGAATATCCGGGGTCCTCGATGGCGGCGACATCGCCGGGGCGCAGCAGGGTCGCAGCGAGTTCGCTTACCGCCGTACTGGTTCCGGCGGTGGCGAGCGCCACGCTGCCGCTGCCCGGACCGAGCCCGCGATGGCGCAGCAGGTGTTCGGCCACCGCTGCCCGATAGTCGGGTTCACCGGCTCGTTCCTTGCGCACCAGGGGATTTCGATCCGATACCGCGCGCCAGGCGCGTCGCCAGGCCGTTCGATCGATCACCTCGATACACGGTGCGCCCGTGCCCAGATCCAGCAGGCCGACCGCCGGATCGGCGCGCGGGGTGGTGGCGGCCTGCGCCGCCACCGGCACCGGTGAGGCCGTCAGATAGGTACCGGACCCGTGCCGCCCGCTGAGCCAGCCCTCGGCATGCAGCTGGTCGTAGGCGGCGGTGACCACGGTTCGGCTCACGCCGAGCCGGGCCGCCAGTTCGCGCGAGGACGGCAGGCGATCCCCGCCGCGCAGTGCGCCGGTGGTCGCGGCGCCGCGTAAACCATCCGCCACCTGGACCGCCAGCGGCACGCTCGAGTCGCGGTCGATCACCAGCGGCAGATCGTCCACCACCACTGCCCAGTTTTTGCCGCCGTCTGTCACCGAAGTGGCCTTCCCTAGATCCGGAATTCGGGCCACTACAGCCTGCCACTCGCGACGGGCGGTATCGGTCAGCGCAGGGTGGTGATTTCCGGATCCGCGCCGGGGCGATCGAGCGGGGTGTTCGGATCATCGCGCAGGAACTTGTCGAAGAGCGCCGCCACATAGCTGTCCGTCAGCGCGGCGGCACGCGGGGCGGCGATGGGGCCGAAGTAGGTCTCGGCGGCGGGTCGCACGGCATCGGGCACCAGCGACGGCATATCGGTGAAGTCGTAATGCGCCGAATTGCCCATGGTGAGTTGATGTTTCCAGCCGGTGCCGTGTGCGAAGAAGGCGTCGAGGGACGGATTCGCATCGCCCACCTCCTCGATCTGGCGGCTGGTCAGCACCAGCACCGGTCGATCGACACCCTCGACGGCGGCCCGGCCGAACTCCTCGTCCACCCCGATCTGACCGTCGAGATCGACCGCCGCATCTATGCGCCGGTCATCGTGCATGGCCTCGACAGCGGCGTAACCTCCGGAGGAATGGCCGACGATACCGACTCGGTCCAGATCCAGTGCGTCCGCGAGACCGACCGGCAGCCAACGGTTCTCGGCATCGGGATTGGTGCCGCCCGCCAGTCCGGTGAGCATGTCGAGTACGAACTCGATATCGAGCAGGCGGGCGGCGATGAACTTCTTGCGGATCGACGGCACGAAACCCTCGGGCATGGGGGCGGCCGTGGCCACGCGCCCGCCCGGGAACTCCACCGCCGGACCCTCATAGGTGTGATCCATGGCGACCACGATGTACCCGCGACTGGCGAGGTCCTCGGCCAGGCCGGTGCCCAGCAATCTGGACACTCCGGCCCCCGGGGTGTACAGCACCACCGGAAATCGGCCATCCGGGATCACGGGTGCGTCGGCGTACGAATTGGTCAGCAGCCCAGGCAATTCGATGCCGAGTTGCCGCTGAATCTCCGGAACCAGCACCGTGGAGACATAGTGCGCACGAGGGAACAGTTCGGTGGCCGTCGCGGGATAGAACACCGAGACCATGAGCTCACGCGGGCGGGTCGGCCGGAAGGGATCGGGGCGGCCCGCGTCGACCAGATGCAGAGTCGTTGTGCCGACCTGGAATTGGCCGGTCGGCTGCGGGAGCATGGTCGCGCCCAGTGGTGCGGCGGTGGACAGGCCCGCGGCCGTGGTCAACAGCGCGGCAGAGGTGAGAGCTGCCGCGACGATCTTGCCGATCAACGATCCCCCATTGATACCCGAAACGTATTGATTTGCAGCGTTTATGGACGCGGGGGTTACCTTAGCCTGCCCTGTGCGGGTTGTCAGCCGGAGCGCCGGCGGAGGCTGTTCGCCAGCGCCCATGCGATGAAAACAATGGCGGCACTTTGTATTGCGGCGACGAGCAGGTGTCGGACGCAGTCATAGAGGCTGACCTCGACAATCGGATCGGTACCGGCGATCAGTGCTCCGGCCGAGGCGGCGAGTACGAGCCCGCCGAGGACCCAGTTCCGTTGCGGCACCGGTGGACCGGGCTCCGCGCGGCGATACCGGCGCGCGCCGAACCAGCCCAGGACCAGCAGACCGCCGAGGGAGGAGAGATACCCGATCACGTTGTACACGCGATGCGGTCCCGCCACCGACTCGCGCATCAGTCCCCAATGTCGTACCGCCGCACCATCGGTATGGGTGAACGCGTCCCAGGCCAGATGTGTCAGCGCGCCGACCGCGATGGCCGCCGCCCCGCGCCACCAACTGGTTCTGGGCGGGGTAGCCGATTTGCCGAGCAGGGCCAGGGCCGGTCGGTGGAGTACGCATCCGAGCGCGAGTAGGGCCACTCCCAGCGCCAGATCGACCGGCAGTCCGAGCATCGAATGCGTCAGCTCACCGTTGACGCCCGTCGGCAGATAGTACGGAGTATCCGGTGCGATACTGCCCGCGACCAGGCCGGGAAGCCATAGCCTGCGGGCCAGCGGCAGCGCCGCGGCCGGGTGCGCGAGCGTGAACGGCACGAAATCTCCCCCGAGCAAGTGGTCCTTCGATCTTGCGGCGAATTGGCTATTCAGCAATGCCACTGCGCGCGCAATGCTGGTCATATGACCGAGCAAGCGACCCGGACCCCATTGTCACCCACGCCCCGTAGCGCGCTCACCCGCTCCAAGGAGCGGGGAGCCACCGACCGCGCCGAACTGGACGCGGTCCTCGATGCCGGACTCCTCTGCCACCTCGGCGTCGTTCTCGGCGGCAGCCCGGTCGTCATCCCCACCACCTACGGACGCGACGGCGACACCCTCTACCTGCACGGCTCCACCGGCGCGGGCAACCTGCGCGCCGCCATGACCGGTGCGGTCTCGGTGGCGGTCACCCACCTCGACGGTGTGGTCTACGCCCGCTCCGCCATGCACTTCTCGATGAACTATCGTTCGGCCGTAATCCACGCCAGGCCGGTGGAGCTCACCGATCCCGACGAGCGCATGCACGGCCTCCGGGTGATTGTGGAGCATGTGGCACCCGGGTCCTGGGATGCCGTTCGGTCGCCGAACAAGAAGGAGATGGCGGCCACCATGGTGCTCGCCCTCGACCTCACCGAAGCCTCGGTGAAGATGCGCACGGGCGGCCCGCGCGATGACGAATCCGATATCGAAGCGGGCGGCACCTGGGCGGGTGTACTCCCGCTGCGTCAGATCTGGGATGCTCCCATCTCCTCCACTGACCTCGAATCGGGAGTCGAAGTGCCCGAACACGTTCGGGCGCGCTACTCGGAGACCGTGGTCGCGGGCGCCTGATCGCCTGCCCGGCACCCCTCGTCATCCCGGTGCGCGTTTGGCCGGGATCCATCGAAGCTCGTTGGAGCACTGCGGGTGTGGATCCCGGCCGAGACCATGCCGGGATGACGGGGTCGGGTTACCAGAACGTTCCACGCAATCCCAGGTCGGCCAATGCTTTCTCGGCGAGGGCGGATGGGGATTGCGCGACGTCGGGGTCGAGGCTTACCACGGAAAGGGTGTAGTTGTCGGCGATGCGGGTGAGGTATCCGGAGATTCTGGTGCGCGGCAGTTGATCCGGGCGCAGGCCGGGGTGGATGGCGCGCGCCGCGACCCCGGTGCACGGATGCGGTCCGAGCGAGAGCAGTGAGTCCGGCAGGGTTCCGATATTGGAGCACAGGATGTCTCGCTCGCCCGCGCCCTTGGCCAGGGCGGCGGCCCAGCGATCGGGGATGACCTGCAAAAGCTCCTCCGGAATGCCGCCGGGGCTGGTCATGCGATGTTCGTAGGCGGCGCGGGCCCTGCGGCGCAGGGTGGACGGGGTGTCGCTCCGGGTGATGGCTATCTCCGTCATGGCCATGTCATTGTCGACGCGCGGTTCGTCGCGGGTATCGACCGGCAGGCTGGCGGCAATGGTCGATTCCTGGAATCCGCTGTCCCACAGCATATTCGCAATGAGTTGGACGAAGAGACTGTTGGCGGTGCCGTCATTGGCCACCGCCACCCGGTTCCACTCCAGTGCGGAGACCTGGATTATCGCGCTGCGGGTCACCGCGCCGGAGATTGTGTTGGTGGGCAGCATCTTTCGATCATCGGGTGGGACCGGTCGCGGTGGCAGTCCCCGGCGCAGGGCGCGCGCGGTGCCGCCGATCACGGTGGCCCATTGCTTGCGCGCGTCGGCCCAATCGGTATGTCCGGCAACGGATGCCGCCAAGGGGGTGCCGGTCAGCGCGTGATCGATGGCGAGGGTGAGCGCCCGGCCGTCCGCCAGGGCGTGCGAACAGGTCAGCGACATGACACAGCCGCCCTCGGCTAGTTCGGTCGCCGAGAGCCGCCAACCCGGTCCGATCTCCGGGTCGAGGTTTTCGCCCTGGGCATCGGCCCAATCCAGCAGTGCCGCAGTGGGAATCGCCCGATCGGTCACCGCCGCTGGATGTGCCCACCCGGTGGCCTGCCAGCGTGGCCGGGCTCCGGGGACCCGGGTGCGCACCACGCGCCGCCCCAGCGGACCCACCCGCAGGGCTTCGTGAATCCGGTCCAGTAGTTCCCGATCGACCGGATCGGCGGTACGCCAGAGCCCCTGCAACGCGATCGGGGTACCCATACCCCGATGCGCGCGCAGGAACATTTCGTCCACCACGCTCAGCCGATTCATCGCACGGCAGCGTACCGGCCCGGGCTGTGAACCCGTGCGGTCGGCGGGCCAGGGGTCAGCTGGGCTGGCCGTGGCGGCCCGCGCCGGAGGCGAAGCGCTGGGCGCCGTCCAGTGCGCCGTCGGCGAGCGCCTTCAATCCGTGGTGCAGTTCATTGGTGATGGCGGTGGGCTCGTCGAGGCCGTCCTGCTCCAGTACGGACATGCGGTCCGAGCGCAGGCAGGTCTGCGGCAGTGCGGCCAATTGGCGGGCGAGTTCCTCTGCGGCGCGGCGGGATTCGCCGTTCGGGACCACCCGGGTGATCAGGCCGATCTGGAGCGCTTCGGCGGCGTCGACGGCCCGGCCGGTGAGAATCAGGTCCATGGCGCGCCCGGTGCCGATAAGGCGGGGCAGGCGCACGGTGCCGCCGTCGATGAGCGGTACTCCCCAGCGGCGGCAGAAGACGCCGAAGGTGCTGTCCTGCTCCGCGATTCGCAGATCGCACCAGAGTGCGAGCTCGAGTCCGCCCGCCACCGCGTAGCCGGAGACGGCCGCGATCACCGGCTTGGACAGGATCATCCGGGTGGGCCCCATCGGGCCGTCGCCGTCCTCGGTGACCTGGTTGGCGCGTTCGGTGCCGAGGCCCTTGAGGTCCGCGCCCGCGCAGAAGGTGCCGCCGTCGCCCCAGAGCACGGCGACCGCCGCATCGGGGTCGGCGTCGAAGTCGCGGAAGGCATCGGCCAGGGCGCGGGCGGTGGGTCCGTCGACCGCGTTGCGCGCCTCGGGGCGATGCAGGATCACGGTGGTCACGGGGCCATTGCGTTCGACTCGTACGCTCACGGGCTCGACCATACGCCGTAAATCGGGGCGGACAAGGGCCTTGCGCGAAGAAATGAATCAATGGTTCACTTCTTGCGTGGCCTACCGCAGAACCCCCGCCGTACAGGCCCGCCTCGATGCCCAGGCCGGCTCGATCGTGCGGGCCGCCATGGCCGTGCTCTCCCGCGACGGGTATGCCGGGCTCTCCATGGCGGCGGTCGCCGCCGAGGCGGGTGTGGCCACCGGCACCGTCTACAAAACCTTCAGCGGCAAGGCCGAATTGGTCACCGCGGTCTTCCGTGAGGTTGTCACCCGCGAGGTGGCGGCGGTCGCCGCCGCCGGTGACTCCGACTCCGCGCGACTCGGCGACACCCCGGCCGTAACCGACTCGGCCGAAGGGCCCAAGAGCGCCCGTGAGCGCGTTACCGCGGCGGTGGAGACCTTCGCCGGGCGCGCGCTCAAGAACCCGAAACTGGCCTATGTACTGCTCGCCGAGCCGGTGGACACCGCCGTCGACGCCGAGCGGCTGCGCTTCCGGCGCGCCTTCGCGGAGATCTACGAGACCGCGATCGCCGATGGGGTGGCCAGTGGGCAACTGCCGCCGCAGGATCCGCGCACCAGCGCCACCGCACTGGTCGGCGCCATCGGCGAGGTGCTGGTCGGCCCGCTCGCCGAACAGTTGGAGAGTGAATCGGTGGTGCCCGAACTCGTCGCCTTCGCGCTGCGCGCGCTCGGCGTGCCTCAGGAATAAGGAGTCCCCGCATGCATACCCATGATGTGTTCAATCAGGTCCCGGATATCGTGCCGTTCGACAATTCGCGCAACCCCGCGCTCATCGAGGGGCTGCATCGTGAGGGCGCGGGCTGGGCCGAGGCCGAGGTGCGTGAACTCGGTGCGCTCGCAGGCGGTTTCGAGGCGCAGGAGTGGGGGCGGCTGGCCAACGCGTACCCGCCGGTGCTGCACACCCACGACCGTTTCGGCAATCGGGTGGACGAGGTGGAGTTCCACCCGCACTGGCACGATCTGATGAATGTCGCTGTGACACATGGCCTGCACGGTTCACCGTGGCAGGATGAGCGCTCGGGCGCGCATGTGGCGCGTGCGGCCAAGTTCTACACCTGGGGTCTGGCCGATGCCGGGCATATGTGCCCGATCTCCATGACCTACGCGGTGGTGCCCGCGCTGCGGCACAATCCGGAATTGTCCGCCCGGTTCGAGCCGCTGCTCGCCTCGCGGGTCTATGACTACGGCTTGCGCGAGCCTTCGGCCAAGGCCGGTCTCATCGCCGGAATGTCGATGACCGAGAAGCAGGGCGGTTCGGATGTCCGCGCCAATACCACCACCGCCACACCACTTTCCGACGGCACGTACCGGATCGTCGGGCACAAGTGGTTCACCTCGGCGCCCATGTCGGATATGTTCCTGACCCTGGCGCAGGCCCCCGGCGGCCTCTCCTGCTTCCTGCTGCCGCGGGTACTGCCGGATGGTTCGCGCAATACCCTGCGGCTGCAACGACTCAAGGACAAGCTGGGCAATAAGTCCAACGCCTCCTCCGAGATCGAGTACGAGAACGCCATCGGCTGGTTGGTCGGCGCGGAGGGCGCGGGCGTGAAGACCATTATCGAAATGGTCAATATGACGCGCCTGGACTGTGTGATCGGTTCGGCCACCGGTATGCGCGCGGGCGTCATCCACGCCGTGCACCACGCCCGGCATCGAAAGGCGTTCGGGGCCAACCTGATCGACCAGCCCGCCATGCGCAATGTGCTCGCCGATCTGATCGTCGAATCCGATGCCGCCAC is a genomic window containing:
- a CDS encoding acyl-CoA dehydrogenase family protein — translated: MHTHDVFNQVPDIVPFDNSRNPALIEGLHREGAGWAEAEVRELGALAGGFEAQEWGRLANAYPPVLHTHDRFGNRVDEVEFHPHWHDLMNVAVTHGLHGSPWQDERSGAHVARAAKFYTWGLADAGHMCPISMTYAVVPALRHNPELSARFEPLLASRVYDYGLREPSAKAGLIAGMSMTEKQGGSDVRANTTTATPLSDGTYRIVGHKWFTSAPMSDMFLTLAQAPGGLSCFLLPRVLPDGSRNTLRLQRLKDKLGNKSNASSEIEYENAIGWLVGAEGAGVKTIIEMVNMTRLDCVIGSATGMRAGVIHAVHHARHRKAFGANLIDQPAMRNVLADLIVESDAATTVMMRLAGATDRAAAGDESEAAFRRMALAITKYWVCKRAPAHAAEALECLGGNGYVEESGLPRLYREAPLMSIWEGSGNVAALDALRAMARQPETVQAYFDEVALARGANAALDTAIDRIGKELTDLSDIEYRARRVVELMALVLQGSQLVRYGHPAVADAFCATRFGGDWGIAFGTLPTGVDTEAILERGFVA